One region of Colius striatus isolate bColStr4 chromosome 4, bColStr4.1.hap1, whole genome shotgun sequence genomic DNA includes:
- the EBAG9 gene encoding receptor-binding cancer antigen expressed on SiSo cells, producing MAITQFRLFKICTCLAAVLSFIKKLICRSGRGRKLSGDQITLPTTVDYSSVPKQPEVEDWSSWDEDAPTSVKIEGGNGNVAAQQNPLEQMEPDYFKDMTPTIRKTQKIVIKKREPLNFGIPEGNTGFSSRLAATQDIPFIHQSPELGDLDTWQENTNAWEEEEDAAWQAEEVLRQQKIAEREKRAAEQQRKKMEKEAQRLMKKEQNKIGVKLS from the exons ATGGCCATAACACAATTTCGACTCTTTAAAATCTGTACTTGCCTGGCAGCAGtcctttctttcattaaaaagttaATATGCAG gtcTGGAAGGGGGAGAAAGTTAAGTGGAGACCAAATAACTTTGCCAACTACAGTGGATTATTCATCTGTTCCTAAACAG CCTGAAGTAGAAGACTGGTCTTCATGGGATGAAGATGCACCTACCAGTGTGAAGATTGAAGGTGGCAATGGTAATGTAGCTGCTCAGCAAAATCCTTTGGAACAAATGGAACCTGATTATTTCAAAGATATGACACCAACTATTAGAAAAACTCAAAAA ATAGTTATTAAAAAACGAGAGCCTTTAAATTTTGGAATTCCAGAGGGAAACACAGGATTCTCTAGCAGATTAGCAGCTACACAAGATATTCCTTTTATTCACCAATCT CCTGAATTAGGAGACTTGGATACTTGGCAAGAAAATACTAATGcctgggaagaagaggaagatgcCGCCTGGCAGGCAGAAGAAGTTCTTAG ACAACAGAAGAtagcagaaagggaaaaacgAGCAGCAGAACAACAACgaaagaaaatggagaaggaGGCCCAAAGGCtaatgaaaaaagaacaaaacaaaattggTGTAAAACTGTCCTAA
- the SYBU gene encoding syntabulin isoform X2: MSEGNPQLVRYKKDTKTSLVKPGSEADFSSSSSTGSISAPEVHMSAAGSKRSFSRNRGPYGRNNGSLSYKSGASPPATLEKDPLPTLCKNQPSLANIHQSHRTYSVSSSNSGSYKGSDNSTVMRRSGRFHSCGDNHSIKPPNPEQYLTPLQQKEVTVRHLKTKLKESESKLKEREKEIEELKAQLVRMREDWIEEECNRVEAELALKEARSEIKELKQVIETMKNSMAEKDKKIDKYFVDINIQNKKLESLLQSMEMTQNRSVTDEQCLEYTRDSDGKSLALCATVPDSLITEDQALDEVADSGLLLNEDTAHGIDSSEDSLTTSELSDPSLSSSAVIKEILENILDEKLTSSQEQKGSNAMVEQAVQTDVVPCSLDVEQLIQNTFRDQDACPLSPPPSLKELGEFSPGSFSDSAVITDLTPSDPNSAILLSPMESPCRKVEHSVKENRFMKELDFTEPDDDEAFGYVNTSSETGIERRYWSSSLIRDVLAVAAPVVPTIVWAFSTQRGGIDPIYNIGALLRGCCLVALHSLRRTPFNIKT; this comes from the exons ggAGTGAAGCTGATTTTAGCTCTTCAAGCAGCACAGGCAGTATTTCAGCACCTGAAGTTCATATGTCTGCTGCTGGAAGCAAAAGATCTTTTTCTCGCAA TCGTGGCCCTTATGGTCGGAATAACGGATCCTTATCCTACAAGTCTGGAGCCAGCCCACCTGCTACCCTTGAAAAGGACCCTTTGCCGACACTGTGCAAGAACCAGCCGAGTCTTGCTAACATCCATCAGAGTCACAGGACTTATTCAGTCAGCAGCAGCAACTCAGGCTCGTACAAAGGAAGCGACAACAGCACTGTGATGAG gcgATCAGGGAGATTCCATTCTTGTGGTGACAATCACAGCATTAAGCCACCAAATCCAGAGCAGTATTTGACTCCTCTGCAACAGAAAGAAGTTACAGTAcggcatttgaaaacaaagctgaaggAATCTGAGAGCAAACTTAAAGAAAG ggaaaaagaaatagaagagcTGAAAGCTCAGCTAGTTCGGATGAGGGAAGATTGGATTGAAGAAGAGTGTAATCGTGTGGAGGCAGAGCTGGCCTTAAAGGAAGCAAGAAGTGAAATTAAAGAACTTAAACAGGTTATTGAAACCATGAAAAACAGCATGGCTGAGAAAGACAAGAAGATTGATAAATACTTTGTAGACATAAACATTCAAAACAAGAAACTGGAATCTTTGCTGCAGAGCATGGAGATGACTCAGAACAGGTCCGTGACAGACGAGCAGTGCCTGGAGTACACGCGTGACTCAGACGGGAAGTCGCTAGCGTTGTGTGCCACGGTGCCAGACAGCCTCATCACAGAGGACCAAGCGCTGGACGAGGTGGCAGATAGTGGGCTGCTTCTCAATGAGGACACAGCTCACGGGATTGATTCATCTGAAGATAGTTTGACCACCTCAGAGCTGAGTGATCCATCTCTCTCCAGTTCTGCTGTGATTAAGGAGATACTTGAAAATATTCTGGATGAAAAACTAACTTCTTCCCAggagcagaaaggcagcaatGCGATGGtagaacaggctgtccagactGATGTGGTGCCATGTAGCCTAGATGTGGAGCAGCTCATTCAGAACACCTTCAGAGATCAAGATGCCTGTCCTCTAAGCCCACCTCCCTCATTGAAGGAACTGGGCGAATTTTCTCCTGGAAGCTTCAGTGATTCTGCTGTCATAACGGACTTAACTCCAAGTGATCCAAATTCTGCCATCCTTTTGTCTCCTATGGAGTCTCCATGCAGGAAGGTGGAGCACAGCGTTAAGGAAAACCGTTTCATGAAAGAACTTGATTTTACAGAACCTGATGATGATGAGGCCTTTGGGTATGTCAATACTTCATCTGAGACAGGAATAGAGAGGAGGTACTGGAGCAGCAGTCTCATCAGAGATGTTCTGGCTGTAGCAGCCCCTGTTGTACCAACTATTGTGTGGGCTTTCAGTACCCAGAGAGGAGGAATAGATCCCATTTACAATATTGGAGCACTGCTTCGTGGCTGCTgcctggtggccctgcactctTTACGCCGTACACCCTTCAATATCAAAACCTAA